The stretch of DNA TCTGGGTGGGAGACAAAGCGGAAGGTGACGTCAGCTGTGGAGGATTATTGGAGCTGTGTGGAACACGGGTTTGGGTTCGGACACTGGTGCTCAACAgcgtgggtctgaaaggacatggagaCTCTGTTTGACTGTGTTCCCTGTGTTATTAAGATTTaatcaattctctctctctctctttctcttctctctctctctctctctctctctctctctctctctctctctctctctccagactctgtgtgtgtgtgtgtgtgtgtgtgtgtgtgtttaaaaggtGAGCATGGCTCCGAGACANNNNNNNNNNNNNNNNNNNNNNNNNNNNNNNNNNNNNNNNNNNNNNNNNNNNNNNNNNNNNNNNNNNNNNNNNNNNNNNNNNNNNNNNNNNNNNNNNNNNNNNNNNNNNNNNNNNNNNNNNNNNNNNNNNNNNNNNNNNNNNNNNNNNNNNNNNNNNNNNNNNNNNNNNNNNNNNNNNNNNNNNNNNNNNNNNNNNNNNNGACAGattgagctactgtctctgactctacatctacaaggtggaccaacgaggaggagtgtctcacagagtggacagagagtggacacagggtttaaaaactccagcagcactgctgtgtctgatccactcgcaccaatGTCATAGGTTTTCCACACACCTGTATCACCCCCGTCTGATCTCACCGTGCCGTTTACAGTCCGACGTTTCCAGGAGGATCTCTACCCAATGACGCGGGGAACGAGGCGGCGATGACGTGCAGGAGTGATCCAGGGTCAGAACAGAGTCAGCAATAATCCAGACTCTTAAGGTGGTTTATCTTCTGCTTCTATATGCAGCGTCTCATTCACAtgctccattccaccttaaataggcttCAATTCCAACAGCCCTCGAAACAAATCAGTGGCCTTTATGAACACGTTCCTTTGCTGTAATGACTCCAGGGCCCGTTCTGATGTCCCTGAGGCCCACCATCAAAGTGCAGAACCCGTACCCGCTCCAGAGGAAGGAACGGAGTTCCAGCGTTCTCAGTAAAGTGAGCTTCCTTCAGGAGCTCGAGCAGAACCCAGAGTCAGCTCCCTGACCTCTCGGCGTGGCAGGAGGAcgagactgtagctcatctgtcgctgcaacagtgtgtgtcgctcgttctctagtccttcatcggtgacacaggacgctgtcggctggatggttttggtcggtggactgttctcagtccagacactgaggggtttaaaaactccagcagcactgctgtgtctgatccattctacaccagcacaacacacactaacacaccaccaccacgtcagtgtcactgcatttACCTTCCGTGGCACGATGAAGGACAGTGGCTCCACCAGGTCCTTCACACCAACCAATCTGTAGAACCGGAAAACCTCACACTGCCTGGTGTCCAGCCCACGCTTCGGCATCACACCTGCACAGGTACATACACACCTGTATACTACACACACCTGCGCAGGTACATACACACCTGTTATACTACACACACCTGCGCAGGTACATACACACATGTATACTACACAAACCTGCACAGGTACATACACACCTGTATACTACACACACCTGCACGGGTACATACACACCTGTATgctacacacacctgcacaggtACATACACACCTGTATACTACACACACCTGCGCAGGTACATACACACATGTATACTACACAAACCTGCACAGGTACATACACACCTGTATactacacacacctgcacaggtacatacacacctgtatactacacacacctgcacaggtacatacacacctgtatgctacacacacctgcacaggtacatacacacctgtatattacacacacctgcacaggtaaatacacacctgtatattacacacacctgcacaggtacatacacacatgtatactacacacacctgcacaggtATATACACACCTGTATATTACACAAACCTGCACAGGTACATAAAACACCTGTATATTACACAAACCTGCACAGGTATATACACACCTGTATACTACACAAACCTGCACAGGTACATACACACCTGTATATTACACAAACCTGCACAGGTACATAAAACACCTGTATAATACACAAACCTGCACAGGTATATACACACCTGTATACTACACACACCTGCGCAGGTACATGCACACATGTATACTAAACACACCTGCACAGTTACATACACACCTGTATACTACACAAACCTCCACAGGTATATACACACCTGTATACTACACAAACCTGCACAGGTACATACACACCTGTATATTACACAAACCTGCACAGGTACATAAAACACCTGTATACTACACAAATCTGCGCAGGTACATACACACCTGTATACTACACACACCTGCGCAGGTACATACACACTTGTATACTACACACACCCGCACAGTTACATACACACCTGTATATTACACAAACCTGCACAGGTACATACACACCTGTATactacacacacctgcacagttACATACACACCTGTATATTACACAAACCTGCACAGGTACATACACACCTGTATACTACACAAACCTGCACAGGTACATACACACCCGTATactacacacacctgcacaggtTCATACACACCCGTATACTACACACAGCTGCACAGGTACATACACACCCGTATactacacacacctgcacaggtTCATACACACCCGTATACTACACACAGCTGCACAGGTACATACACACCTGTATATTACACAAACCTGCACAGGTACATACACACCTGTATATTACACAAACCTGCACAGGTACATACACACCTGTATACTACACAAACCTGCACAGGTACATACACATCTGTAtattacacacacctgcacaggtACATACACACCCGTATactacacacacctgcacaggtTCATACACACCCGTATACTACACACAGCTGCACAGGTACATACACACCTGTATATTACACAAACCTGCACAGGTACATACACACCTGTATATTACACAAACCTGCACAGGTACATACACACCTGTATATTACACAAACCTGCACAGGTACATACACACCTGTATACTACACAAACCTGCACAGGTACATACACACCTGTAtattacacacacctgcacaggtACATACACACCTGTATACTACACAAACCTGCACAGGTGCATACACACCTGTATACTACACACAGCTGCACAGGTTCATACACACCTGTATactacacacacctgcacagatacatacacatatttgtgtgtgtgtgtttggactaaCCCATGCCTTTCTGTGGAAGCAGGGATCGATATTCTGCCAGGAAATTAATGTATGGTTTCTCTGCACTGACCTCATAGTAACGGATATTACCATcaccctggagagagagagatacagagagagagagagacagacagagaaagagagagagagagagacagagtgagagacacagagagagagacagacagacagagaaagagagagagacacagagagagagacagacaaagaaagagaaagtgtgtaaatgtattaattaagcATAGATTCATAATTTAGATGAATAGGTacccagatgtgtgtgtgtgtgtgtgtgtgtaccttgccGGCCAGGtagagcatgtgtgtgtctgggtcaTAGAAAGGGAAGAGAATTCCAGAACCTCCATCAACATCCTCCTCCAACAGAGGCTCAGAGAGATCCTCCtacagcgcacacacacacacacacacacacacacacacacacacacacacacacacttggagtACTACAGGAACTACACACCTGTGAaaacacctccaacaccatctaacaaccacctggaatacttTAGTGTCTGGAATGTAGTTCTATAAACAAtcaccactgtgtgtgtgtgtgtgtgtttctgtgtgtgtgtgtttctgtgtgtttctgtgtgtgtgtatgtgtatgtgtgtgtgtgtttctgcatgtgtgtgtgtgtgtgtgtgtgtgtgtgtttctgtgcgtgtgtatgtgtgtgtttctctgtgtgtgtgtgtgtgtgtttctctgtgtgtgtgtgtgtttctgtgtgtgtgtgtgtgtgtttctctgtgtgtgtgtgtgtttctgtgtgtgtgtgtgtgtttctctgtgtgtgtgtgtgcttctctgtgtgtgtgcttctctgtgtgtgtgtgtttctgtgtgtgagtgtgtgtgtgtgtgtgtttctgtgtgtgagtgtgtgtgtgtgtgtgtttctgtgtgtgtgtgtgtgtgtgtgtgtgtgtgtgtgtgtgtgtgtgtgtgtgtgtgtgtgtgtgtttctgcatgtgtgtgtgtgtgtgtgtgtgtatgtgtttaccGGGTCCCAGAGGGCGAACTGTCTCTGGTTCCAGTGAGAGATGCCGGTTGTTAGCAGCAGGTTGAGGTCAGTCAGGAACAACACCTTACAGGCTTTATGAGACTGACCACTGTactcctacagagagagagagagagagagagagagagagagatactatagacacacacacacacacacacatacacacacacttacagtcTCTCACCTGCAGCAGGTGTCCTGAGCGGGGGTCGATGACCCGGACTCTCCTGTCTTTGCAGGTTGTAGAAAGTCGGCTGCCGTCCTCATTGAAGCTCAGCGACAGCACCAGGTCAGTGTGTAAACGGATCACACACACGGGGGTCTTCACCACTACACACAAACCATCCAcgcgccacacacacacctgagacacacacacacacaagacagtGGGGGGTGGTTAAACATCTGGTGCTGGATTTTGGGGAAATTTGTTCACACAGCatcacaaattcacccagtcactcacacattcacccagacactcacacactcacccagtcactcacacattcacccagacactcacccagtcactcacactctcacccagtcactcacatgctcacccagtgaCACATActctcactcagacactcacacactcacccagtcactcacatgctcatccagtgacacacattttcacccagtcactcacacattcacccagacactcacacactcacccagtcactcacgtgctcacccagtgacacacactctcacccagacactcacactctcacccagtcactcacacactcacccagtcactcacacactcacccagacactcacatgctcatccagtgacacacactctcactcagacactcacactctcacccagtcactcacatgctcacccagtgacacacactctcacccagacactcacacattcacccagtcactcacacattcacgcagtgacacacactctcacccagtcactcacacattcacgcagtgacacacactctcacccagtgacacacactctcacccagacactcacacattcacccagtcactcacacattcacccagtcattcacacattcacccagtgacacacacctaacccagtcactcacacattcacccagtcactcacacattcacgcagtgacacacactctcacccagtgacacacacctcatccagtcactcacacattcacccagtcactcacacattcacccagtgacacacacctcacccagtcactcacacattcacccagtcactcacacattcacgcagtgacacacactctcacccagtcactcacacattcacgcagtgacacacactctcacccagtgacacacactctcacccagacactcacacattcacccagtcactcacacattcacccagtcattcacacattcacccagtgacacacacctaacccagtcactcacacattcacccagtcactcacacattcacccagtgacacacacctcacccagtcactcacacattcacccagtcactcacacattcacccagtgacacacacctcacccagtcactcacacactcaccccgtcactcacacactcactctgtcactcacacattcacccagtcactcacacattcacccagtgacacacacctcaccaagtgacacacacattcacccagtcactcacatgctcacccagtgacacacactctcacccagacactcacccagtcactcatatgcTCACCCAGAGACACGCACTCTCACCCatacactcgcacattcaccaagtcactcacacattcacccagacactcacacattcacccagtgacacacactctcacccagacactcacacattcaccaagtcactcacacattcacccacacactcacacattcacccagtgactcacacattcacgcagtGACTCACAATCTCagcaagtcactcacacattcacgaagtcactcaaacattcacccagtcactcacacattcacccagacactcacacattcacccagtcactcatacattcacgcagtgacacacactctcacccagtcactcacacattcatgcagtgacacacactctcacccagtcactcacacattcacgcagtgacacacactctcacccagtcactcacacattcacgcagtgacacacactctcacccagtgatacacactctcacccagacactcgcacattcaccaagtcactcacacattcacccagacactcacacattcacccagtgacacacacctcacccagtcactcacacattcacgcagtgacacactctcacccagacactcacacattcacccagtgacacacactctcacccagacactcacacattcaccaagtcactcacaaattcacccagtcactcacacattcacgcagtgacacacactctcagcaagtcactcacacattcaccaagtcactcacacattcacccagtcactcacactctcacccagtgacacacactctcacccagtgacacacactctcacccagtgacacacactctcacccagtcactcacacattcacgcagtgacacacactctcacccagtcactcacacattcacgcagtgacacacactctcacccagtcactcacacattcacgcagtgacacacactctcacccagtcactcacactctcacccagtcactcacacattcacccagtcactcacacattcacccagtcactcacacacttacctgtgagagtttcactcagtcacttaccagtgtgtgtttggactgtgggagaaaagcggagcccctggaggaaaccaacactgagacagggagaacacaccactctcctcacagtcagtgacCCGAGGAGAGAGTTCTGtagggtgtctgtgtgtgtgtgtttgttttttttgtgtgtctgtgtttgtgtgtgtttgtttgtgttcatgtgtgtgtatatatgagtgtgtgtgtttgtgtgtgtgtgtgtgtgtttaccttgtAGTCGTAGGCGGAGCTCAGCAGCAGGTCTCTGGCCGTCGGGTGCCACTCGATGAGTCCGACTCTGCGACTGTGTCCCAGCAGCTCCTTCCTCGCCGTCAGGAGATTCTCCTTTAAACCAGAGTCAGGGACCTCCCACACCTTCACctgtactcacacacacacatacacgagggtgatatacatacacacatacacatacacaaacacacacacacacacacacatacacgagggtgatatacatacacatacacacacacacatacacaaatacacacacacacacacacacacatacacgagggtgatatacatacacatacacacacacacatacacaaatacacacacatacacgagggtgatatacatacacatacacacacacacatacacaaatacacacacacacacacatacacgagggtgatatacatacacacacacacacacacatacacaaatacacacacacacacacacacgagggtgatatacatacacacacacatgagggtcatatacatacacacacacacacacacacacacacacacatacacgagggtgatacacacacacacacacacacacacgagggtgatatacatacacacacacatgagggtggtatacatacacacacacacacgagggtgatatagatacacacacacacacacaattaaacacacacactcatatacagtAGCTAGGaatgtagcactgctgtgtgttgttGCTATGGCAGCAGTGAGGTGATTCCTAGCTGTTGCCATGGAGACAGACCGTGCAATCCTCGGAGCAGGAGGCGATGCGGTGGTCATTAAAGGGGTCCCACTTTACATCCAACACTCTGGCCCTGTGTCCACACACTCGGGGGTGATGGGGGTCCACACGGCCtgtctataacacacacacacacacacacacacacacacttgtgttcTTGGTTGTTGTTTGTTAAGGATAGGGTGGGTGGAGTGGGGTGTGGTTTGGACTCACACGCCGGATGGGGATGACAATGAAGGCCCCGCCCCCAGCACACTCTGTAACCACAGCGATGAAGCGTGGATTGACAGCGCAGCAGTGGTTGTCATGGACACCGCGTGTGATTGGCAGGCCGTCATAGCTTTGATCTTTGCTCGCTGGTTTCCCGTAAACATGACGGAACTTAGAGCTGCGGTACGGAGGGTGCCAGGACatctgtacaacacacacacacacacacacacaaacacacacactattactAGGAACACTGATGACCTCCCAAGAAGCTGTCTCAAA from Hoplias malabaricus isolate fHopMal1 chromosome 5, fHopMal1.hap1, whole genome shotgun sequence encodes:
- the coro2ab gene encoding coronin-2B, coding for MSWHPPYRSSKFRHVYGKPASKDQSYDGLPITRGVHDNHCCAVNPRFIAVVTECAGGGAFIVIPIRRTGRVDPHHPRVCGHRARVLDVKWDPFNDHRIASCSEDCTVKVWEVPDSGLKENLLTARKELLGHSRRVGLIEWHPTARDLLLSSAYDYKVCVWRVDGLCVVVKTPVCVIRLHTDLVLSLSFNEDGSRLSTTCKDRRVRVIDPRSGHLLQEYSGQSHKACKVLFLTDLNLLLTTGISHWNQRQFALWDPEDLSEPLLEEDVDGGSGILFPFYDPDTHMLYLAGKGDGNIRYYEVSAEKPYINFLAEYRSLLPQKGMGVMPKRGLDTRQCEVFRFYRLVGVKDLVEPLSFIVPRKVNAEAHFTENAGTPFLPLERVRVLHFDGKYPLYHLLQVITPSKYPLYHLLLVNTPPLPPPAGKYPLYHLLQVITPSKYPLYHLLLVNTPLYHLLQVNTPFKYPSKHPLTNPCRGSARPGNAGTLLQDSGPTLWSSVNRPYTALSPANALPALRHRTMRRVEVAVRLQNPPVLRQAPPLLHSDWLQK